The DNA sequence GACGGCGAGTTCGCTCACGGCCGTCCAGAACGGCGACGTCTACCGCGGCGGCCCGCTGTATCAGGGGCCCATCACGAACTTCGTCGTCACCCAGCGCGCGGCCGAGCAGGTGTACGGCGTCGAGGAACAGTTGTACGACCCACAACGCGTCGCCGACATCGTCGCCGGCGAGTTCTGAACGACGCGACGGGGCCGATTCGGCGTCCGGCGTCCGGCACGCGTCGCGTCACTCGTCGCCGCGCGTGAGGCGCAGGAACGCCCGCGTCGGCACGCGCGTCTCGACGCGACTCGGCGGCCGCCCGGCGCTCTGCGTGCCCTCGATGGGGACGCGTTCGACGATGCCGACTTCGGCGAACTCGTAGAGGTAGCGCGTGATGGTGCTCTCCGAGAGCGACGCCGAGGACGCGATGACCGAGGCGGCGCGACCGACCGAAGACCGGTCCTCGGGGTCGAGCGCGACCAGTCGGCGGAGGACGGTCCGCCGATTCTCCGAGAGGGCGAGGACCCGACCCAGCGCGACGCACGGCCGGGGGACCGAGTCCATCCCCGCGTCGAGATGCGCGTCTTCGACGACGTCGCTGTCCTCGTCGAGCGCGATGTCCACCGCGCCGAGGAGGGCCGCGAGGGCGTCGTGCGCGTCGCCCTCCGCCCACCCCGCGAGGCGTCGAATCTGCTGGTGCGTCGTCGCGTCTCTCGTCAGGCCGGTCGAGACGCGGGCGGTCAACAGGTCCGTGAGTTCCGCGCGGTGGTAGGAGTCGACGGTGACCGTCTTCGTCGCGTGGGGGTCCGGCAACACTTCGCCGGGAGCGCTGCGGCCGACGGCGACCCACGACGTTCGGTGTCCGAGACTCTCCAGTTCGCCGGCGAACGACGCCAGTCGGTCGGTTCCGTCCTCGTCGGCGTGGTCCATCGCCACCACGAGGATGCGGCCGCCCCGGAGGTGTCTGCTCACCCGTTCGCGGAGGTCCGAGGTGGAGAGTCCGCGCTGGGGGATAGATTCGCTCGTCACCGCGTCGAGGACGGCGTGGTAGAACTCGAACTCGCTCGTCGCCTCGCGGAGGTCCACGTAGGCGAACGACCGCATGTCGGCGTCGGCACCGCGCGTCGTCGTCACGATGGAGTCTTCGGGAGACGAGAGGAGTCGAGCGAACTGCGAGAACAGCGCCGTCACCACGGCCGACTTGCCCGAACCGGCGGGTCCGCGGACGTAGACGTTCTCCGGCGCGCGGTGGTCGAACACCGGTTCGAGTCGGTCGAGGAGGCGTTCGATGGTCG is a window from the Halogeometricum rufum genome containing:
- a CDS encoding Cdc6/Cdc18 family protein — its product is MNLEERILQRKRRGDRRQLVLEEASLSPVWHPAEPTGRGPTIERLLDRLEPVFDHRAPENVYVRGPAGSGKSAVVTALFSQFARLLSSPEDSIVTTTRGADADMRSFAYVDLREATSEFEFYHAVLDAVTSESIPQRGLSTSDLRERVSRHLRGGRILVVAMDHADEDGTDRLASFAGELESLGHRTSWVAVGRSAPGEVLPDPHATKTVTVDSYHRAELTDLLTARVSTGLTRDATTHQQIRRLAGWAEGDAHDALAALLGAVDIALDEDSDVVEDAHLDAGMDSVPRPCVALGRVLALSENRRTVLRRLVALDPEDRSSVGRAASVIASSASLSESTITRYLYEFAEVGIVERVPIEGTQSAGRPPSRVETRVPTRAFLRLTRGDE